From Paracoccus suum, the proteins below share one genomic window:
- a CDS encoding phosphoserine transaminase gives MTDLTLPATRPVNPRFSSGPCAKLPGYALDMLSDAPLGRSHRAAVGKARLKRAIDQTRKVLNIPNTHRIGIVPASDTGAVEMAMWSMLGARPVQMLAWESFGEGWVTDAVKQLKLDAKVSKAGYGEIVDFAAVDFDRDVVFTWNGTTSGVRVAPGTEIPANRAGLTICDATSAAFAMDLPWDRLDVTTFSWQKVLGGEGGHGMLVLGPRAVERLESYVPDRPLPKIFRMTKGGKLIEGIFEGETINTPSMLAVEDYLVALDWAERIGGLPALIARADANAGAVRDFIAARDWIADLAVDPATASTTSVCLQFTDPAIKDGAAFAKAVAKRLEKEGVALDIGAYRDAPPGLRIWCGSTVETADVAALMPWVEWAYRSELAAQA, from the coding sequence ATGACCGATCTGACTCTCCCGGCAACGCGGCCGGTCAATCCGCGTTTTTCGTCTGGTCCCTGCGCCAAGCTCCCCGGATATGCCCTGGACATGCTGTCGGATGCCCCCTTGGGCCGTTCGCACCGTGCTGCCGTTGGCAAGGCCCGGCTCAAGCGCGCCATCGACCAGACCCGCAAGGTTCTGAACATCCCGAACACCCATCGCATCGGCATTGTCCCGGCCTCGGACACAGGCGCGGTCGAGATGGCGATGTGGTCGATGCTCGGCGCGCGCCCGGTGCAGATGCTGGCCTGGGAAAGCTTTGGCGAGGGCTGGGTTACCGACGCCGTCAAGCAACTGAAACTGGACGCCAAGGTCAGCAAGGCTGGCTATGGCGAGATCGTCGATTTCGCAGCCGTCGATTTCGACCGCGACGTGGTGTTCACCTGGAACGGCACCACCTCGGGCGTGCGGGTCGCGCCGGGGACCGAGATCCCTGCGAATCGCGCCGGACTGACCATCTGCGATGCGACCTCGGCCGCGTTCGCGATGGATCTGCCCTGGGACCGTCTCGATGTGACGACCTTCAGCTGGCAGAAAGTGCTGGGCGGCGAGGGCGGTCATGGGATGCTGGTCCTCGGCCCCCGCGCGGTCGAGCGGCTGGAGAGCTATGTTCCCGACCGCCCCTTGCCCAAGATTTTCCGCATGACCAAGGGCGGCAAACTGATCGAAGGCATCTTCGAAGGCGAGACGATCAACACCCCCTCGATGCTGGCGGTTGAAGATTACTTGGTCGCGCTGGACTGGGCCGAGCGGATTGGCGGTTTGCCGGCGCTCATTGCGCGGGCCGATGCCAACGCGGGGGCGGTGCGCGATTTCATCGCCGCGCGCGACTGGATCGCCGATCTGGCCGTCGATCCGGCGACCGCCTCGACCACTTCGGTCTGCCTGCAGTTCACCGACCCGGCCATCAAGGACGGAGCCGCCTTTGCCAAGGCCGTCGCCAAGCGGCTGGAAAAAGAGGGCGTGGCCTTGGACATTGGCGCTTATCGCGATGCGCCCCCCGGGCTGCGGATCTGGTGCGGCTCGACCGTCGAGACGGCGGATGTCGCCGCGCTGATGCCTTGGGTCGAATGGGCCTATCGCAGCGAGCTTGCTGCGCAGGCCTGA
- the serA gene encoding phosphoglycerate dehydrogenase, translating into MAPKVLVSDALSETAVQIFRDRGVEVDYLPDLGKDKEKLAEVIGNYDGLAIRSATKATEKLLERATRLKVIGRAGIGVDNVDIPAASKRGVIVMNTPFGNSVTTAEHAIAMMFAVARQLPEASVSTHAGKWEKNRFMGVELFNKTLGVIGAGNIGGIVIDRALGLHMKVLAYDPFLSEERAAEIGAKKVELDELLAKSDFITLHVPLTDKTRNILSAEAIAGTKPGVRIINCARGGLVDEAALAEALKSGQVAGAAFDVFATEPATESPLFGLSNVVVTPHLGASTTEAQENVALQVAEQMADYLLTGAVANALNMPSVTAEEAAVMGPWIKLAGHLGGFVGQMTDEPIKAINILYDGVAAGMNLQALNAAVIAGVMKAANPDVNMVSAPVIAKERGIQIATTTQDKSGVYDGYIKVTMVTGDRERSIGGTVFSDGKPRFVQIRGINVDAEIGAHMMYTRNKDLPGVIGTLGMTLGRLGVNMANFTLGRAAAGGDAIAITYLDEPLPEEVRQALLETGKFEQVRPLAFEV; encoded by the coding sequence ATGGCACCCAAGGTTCTCGTGTCCGATGCGCTGTCGGAAACCGCCGTCCAGATCTTTCGCGATCGCGGGGTCGAGGTCGACTACTTGCCCGATCTGGGCAAGGACAAGGAAAAGCTGGCCGAGGTGATCGGCAATTACGATGGCCTCGCCATCCGGTCTGCCACCAAGGCCACGGAAAAGCTGCTGGAAAGGGCCACCCGACTGAAGGTCATCGGGCGCGCGGGGATCGGGGTCGACAACGTCGATATTCCCGCCGCCTCCAAGCGCGGGGTGATCGTGATGAACACCCCGTTCGGCAACAGCGTCACCACCGCCGAGCATGCCATCGCGATGATGTTCGCCGTCGCCCGGCAACTGCCCGAGGCGAGCGTCAGCACCCATGCCGGCAAATGGGAAAAGAACCGCTTCATGGGTGTCGAGCTGTTTAACAAGACGCTCGGCGTGATCGGCGCAGGCAATATCGGCGGAATCGTCATCGACCGGGCGCTGGGCCTGCACATGAAGGTGCTGGCCTATGACCCTTTCCTGTCCGAGGAACGCGCGGCCGAGATCGGCGCCAAGAAGGTCGAACTGGACGAGTTGCTGGCCAAGTCCGATTTCATCACCCTGCACGTCCCGCTGACCGACAAAACCCGCAATATCCTGTCGGCCGAGGCGATTGCGGGGACAAAACCCGGCGTGCGCATCATCAACTGCGCTCGCGGCGGGTTGGTGGACGAGGCCGCCTTGGCCGAGGCGCTGAAAAGCGGCCAGGTCGCCGGTGCCGCCTTTGACGTGTTCGCGACAGAGCCTGCGACAGAAAGCCCACTGTTCGGCCTGTCTAATGTCGTCGTGACCCCGCATCTTGGCGCCAGCACCACCGAGGCGCAGGAGAATGTTGCCCTGCAAGTCGCCGAGCAGATGGCCGACTATCTGCTGACCGGGGCCGTCGCCAATGCCCTGAACATGCCCAGCGTCACCGCCGAAGAGGCCGCGGTCATGGGACCGTGGATCAAGCTGGCCGGGCATCTGGGCGGCTTTGTCGGGCAGATGACGGACGAGCCGATCAAGGCAATCAACATCCTTTACGACGGGGTCGCCGCGGGGATGAACCTGCAGGCGCTGAACGCGGCGGTGATCGCGGGCGTCATGAAGGCCGCGAATCCGGATGTGAACATGGTCTCGGCCCCTGTCATCGCGAAGGAGCGCGGCATCCAGATCGCGACCACGACCCAGGACAAATCGGGCGTCTATGACGGCTACATCAAGGTGACGATGGTGACCGGCGATCGCGAGCGCTCGATCGGCGGGACCGTCTTCAGCGACGGCAAGCCGCGTTTTGTGCAGATTCGCGGAATCAATGTGGACGCCGAAATCGGCGCGCATATGATGTATACCAGAAACAAGGACTTGCCGGGTGTTATCGGCACGCTTGGCATGACCTTGGGGCGTCTGGGGGTGAACATGGCAAACTTCACGCTGGGCCGCGCGGCAGCGGGCGGGGACGCGATCGCGATCACCTATCTGGATGAGCCCTTGCCCGAAGAGGTCCGCCAGGCGCTGCTCGAGACCGGCAAGTTCGAGCAGGTTCGTCCGTTGGCCTTCGAGGTGTGA
- a CDS encoding metallophosphoesterase, with translation MRIYALGDIHGQAEGLAVAHARIAADRARCGDTAAPVVHVGDLIAKGPASREVVQFLMDGQAQGQPWIVLKGNHERMFSIFLDDPEACDPGKRSAGRWIDPAGGGDVVLASFGVPDASTRPLAEVHTEALARVPQATRDWLARLPTSWLSPLALFVHAGIRPALDLQAQAETDMLWIRKPFQSDLRDHGVLVVHGHTPGRRVRHFGNRVNLDTGAATGGPVSAVRIDAEGVWLLTDDAPQWLGPSQSQRRIPVDPMGGGVAGSAVDRTEGGHGTGDCGAAGVGGDAGRG, from the coding sequence ATGCGGATCTATGCGCTCGGGGATATTCACGGCCAGGCGGAAGGCCTGGCCGTGGCCCATGCCCGGATCGCTGCGGACCGCGCCCGCTGCGGCGATACGGCAGCGCCGGTGGTCCATGTTGGCGATCTGATCGCAAAGGGGCCGGCCTCGCGCGAGGTGGTGCAGTTTCTGATGGACGGTCAGGCGCAAGGCCAGCCCTGGATCGTTCTGAAGGGCAATCACGAGCGCATGTTCAGCATCTTCCTCGACGACCCCGAGGCGTGCGATCCGGGCAAGCGCAGCGCTGGCCGGTGGATCGATCCCGCCGGGGGAGGCGACGTCGTACTCGCCTCGTTCGGTGTCCCCGATGCCTCGACCCGCCCGTTGGCCGAGGTTCATACCGAGGCGCTGGCGCGCGTACCGCAAGCCACCCGCGACTGGCTGGCCCGCCTGCCGACCAGTTGGCTGTCACCGCTGGCGCTATTCGTTCATGCCGGCATTCGCCCGGCGCTCGACCTGCAGGCGCAGGCCGAAACAGACATGCTGTGGATTCGCAAGCCGTTTCAAAGCGATCTGCGCGACCATGGGGTGCTGGTCGTGCATGGTCATACGCCCGGCCGCCGAGTGCGGCACTTTGGCAATCGCGTCAATCTCGACACCGGGGCGGCCACCGGCGGACCGGTCTCGGCGGTACGAATCGATGCGGAGGGGGTCTGGCTGCTGACGGATGACGCACCACAGTGGCTCGGCCCGTCGCAGTCGCAGCGCCGTATCCCGGTTGATCCGATGGGCGGCGGTGTGGCAGGCAGCGCGGTGGACAGAACGGAGGGCGGCCATGGGACGGGTGATTGCGGCGCTGCTGGCGTTGGCGGCGACGCAGGCCGCGGCTGA
- a CDS encoding CreA family protein produces MGRVIAALLALAATQAAADQVGKVGVDWVGNDIVVEAFHDPKVPGVTCHLAYFERSTIDRLRNGNWFEDPSNSAIECSRTGPVVPGDIARGPKGEAVFSEGRSLIFKSLRVTRIYDEPNGVLVYLVHASQVAEGSAKMSISTVPVDRAP; encoded by the coding sequence ATGGGACGGGTGATTGCGGCGCTGCTGGCGTTGGCGGCGACGCAGGCCGCGGCTGACCAGGTCGGCAAGGTCGGTGTCGACTGGGTCGGCAACGACATCGTGGTCGAGGCGTTTCATGACCCCAAGGTGCCGGGCGTGACCTGCCATCTGGCCTATTTCGAGCGCTCTACCATCGATCGGCTGCGCAACGGCAACTGGTTCGAGGACCCATCGAACAGCGCCATCGAATGCTCGCGCACCGGACCGGTGGTGCCCGGCGACATTGCGCGTGGCCCGAAGGGCGAGGCGGTGTTCAGCGAAGGCAGATCGCTGATCTTCAAGTCGCTGCGGGTGACCCGGATCTATGACGAGCCGAACGGCGTGCTTGTCTATCTCGTCCATGCCAGCCAAGTGGCCGAAGGGTCGGCCAAGATGTCCATTTCCACGGTGCCGGTCGACCGCGCGCCTTGA
- the hspQ gene encoding heat shock protein HspQ codes for MNSKTAKFALGQVVRHRNHPFRGVVFDVDPEFANTEEWYEAIPEEVRPARDQPYYHLFAENEASFYVAYVSEQNLVPDKSGEPVEHPEVASLFGEFEDGRYPLDGLLN; via the coding sequence ATGAATTCCAAAACCGCAAAATTTGCCCTCGGACAAGTGGTCCGACATCGCAACCACCCGTTTCGCGGGGTGGTCTTTGACGTCGATCCGGAGTTCGCCAATACCGAGGAATGGTACGAGGCGATCCCCGAAGAGGTCCGCCCGGCACGCGACCAACCCTACTACCACCTGTTCGCCGAGAACGAGGCGAGCTTTTATGTCGCGTATGTCTCTGAACAGAACCTCGTCCCCGACAAGTCGGGCGAGCCGGTCGAACATCCCGAGGTCGCCAGTTTGTTCGGCGAGTTTGAGGACGGCCGCTATCCGCTGGATGGACTGCTGAACTGA
- a CDS encoding ATP-binding protein: MRSRSTGYRRPPRVPFPPLHEVPSELLAPGSGGGPFCRALRPEPLEIRSTLIEMRSRFADPYGEDLVGKLELVIAEILNNIAEHGVEVIAREAGSENPGAAGRVHLSIAHAEGGLFCIVCDDGDAVPGNCFIPGTLPRSAHGPVETLPEGGFGWPLICEITEQLYYRPDAGHNVLAFLVPKVGPPAAA, translated from the coding sequence ATGCGCTCGCGCTCCACCGGATACCGGCGCCCGCCCCGGGTCCCCTTTCCGCCGCTTCACGAAGTCCCGTCCGAATTGCTGGCGCCTGGCAGTGGGGGCGGTCCCTTCTGCCGCGCGCTACGCCCCGAGCCGCTGGAAATCCGCAGCACCCTGATCGAAATGCGCTCGCGTTTCGCCGATCCCTACGGCGAGGATCTGGTCGGCAAGCTGGAACTGGTCATCGCAGAGATACTGAACAACATCGCCGAGCATGGCGTCGAGGTGATCGCGCGCGAAGCCGGCAGTGAAAATCCCGGTGCCGCGGGGCGCGTCCACTTGAGTATCGCGCATGCCGAGGGCGGCCTGTTCTGCATCGTCTGCGACGACGGCGACGCAGTTCCCGGCAACTGCTTCATCCCTGGCACACTGCCGCGCAGCGCCCACGGCCCCGTCGAGACGCTGCCGGAAGGCGGGTTTGGCTGGCCGCTGATCTGCGAGATCACCGAGCAACTCTATTACCGACCCGATGCCGGCCACAATGTGCTGGCGTTCCTGGTGCCGAAAGTCGGCCCACCGGCAGCAGCTTGA
- a CDS encoding STAS domain-containing protein has translation MKLVAELQGDVLAVRLDEARLDAAVATFFKDEMRRVMELGGRTVLLDLGQVDFMDSSGLGALIAVLKSMPRERPLELKGLQPNVQRVFRLTRMDSVFTIRDNHSLPTAGAA, from the coding sequence ATGAAACTGGTGGCCGAACTTCAGGGCGACGTGCTGGCCGTCAGGTTGGACGAGGCGCGCCTCGATGCAGCCGTGGCGACCTTTTTCAAGGACGAGATGCGCCGGGTCATGGAGCTTGGCGGCAGGACCGTGCTGCTCGACCTTGGCCAGGTAGACTTCATGGACAGCTCCGGCCTCGGGGCCCTGATTGCGGTCCTAAAATCGATGCCGCGCGAACGGCCGCTGGAGCTGAAGGGGCTGCAGCCCAATGTCCAACGTGTGTTCCGGCTGACGCGCATGGACAGCGTATTCACCATCAGAGATAACCATTCCCTGCCGACCGCCGGGGCCGCCTGA
- a CDS encoding thiolase family protein, with protein sequence MSGNDVFILGSARTPMGGLQGALGTVAAPALGGVAIAGALAQTGLATTDVEAVLMGCVLPAGLGQAPARQAGFAAGLAQDVPAVTLNKMCGSGMQAVMTGADMIRAGSAAAVVAGGMESMTGAPYLLPKMRGGARIGHTQAFDSMFLDGLEDAYVRGPDGQGRLMGTFAEDCAAAFAFTREAQDAYALESLARAQGAIASGAFAAEIVPVAVPGRDGETLVDTDEQPGNARPEKIPTLRPAFRKDGTVTAANSSSISDGAAALVLSGQGDHAVARIVGYAGHAQAPADFPTAPMPATEKLLAQIGWDVDDVDLWEVNEAFAVVPMAFMARLGVPHARLNVNGGACALGHPIGASGARIMVTLLHALQARRLRRGIAAICIGGGEGTAIAIERL encoded by the coding sequence TTGTCCGGAAATGACGTCTTCATCCTCGGGTCCGCGCGCACGCCGATGGGCGGGTTGCAAGGCGCGCTGGGCACGGTCGCGGCGCCCGCGTTGGGCGGCGTTGCAATCGCGGGGGCGCTTGCGCAGACCGGCCTGGCGACTACGGATGTCGAGGCAGTGCTGATGGGGTGCGTGCTGCCGGCGGGGCTGGGGCAAGCGCCCGCGCGTCAGGCGGGCTTTGCCGCCGGTCTCGCGCAAGATGTGCCGGCCGTCACTCTGAACAAGATGTGCGGCAGCGGCATGCAGGCGGTCATGACCGGCGCTGACATGATCCGCGCAGGTTCGGCGGCCGCCGTGGTCGCCGGCGGTATGGAGAGCATGACCGGCGCGCCCTACCTGCTGCCGAAGATGCGTGGCGGTGCGCGGATTGGGCATACCCAAGCGTTCGATTCGATGTTCCTTGACGGGCTGGAGGATGCCTATGTCCGCGGCCCGGACGGGCAGGGGCGGTTGATGGGCACCTTCGCCGAGGATTGCGCCGCGGCCTTTGCCTTTACCCGCGAGGCGCAGGACGCCTATGCGCTGGAATCGCTGGCGCGTGCGCAGGGCGCCATCGCCTCGGGCGCGTTCGCGGCCGAGATCGTACCGGTCGCAGTGCCCGGCCGCGACGGTGAGACGCTGGTCGACACGGACGAGCAGCCCGGCAATGCCCGGCCCGAAAAGATCCCGACCCTGAGACCAGCCTTCCGCAAGGACGGGACGGTGACGGCGGCCAACAGCAGTTCGATCAGCGACGGCGCGGCGGCGCTGGTACTGTCGGGCCAAGGCGATCATGCCGTGGCCCGGATCGTGGGATATGCCGGGCACGCCCAGGCGCCGGCGGATTTCCCGACCGCGCCCATGCCGGCCACGGAAAAGCTGCTCGCACAGATCGGCTGGGACGTCGACGATGTCGACCTGTGGGAAGTCAACGAAGCCTTCGCCGTCGTGCCGATGGCCTTCATGGCGCGGCTGGGCGTTCCGCATGCGCGTCTCAACGTGAACGGCGGGGCCTGCGCGCTGGGCCACCCGATCGGCGCGTCGGGCGCCCGGATCATGGTCACCTTGCTGCATGCCCTGCAAGCGCGTCGCCTGCGCCGGGGTATCGCCGCGATCTGCATCGGCGGCGGCGAGGGCACCGCTATCGCCATCGAGCGCCTTTGA
- the leuB gene encoding 3-isopropylmalate dehydrogenase, with amino-acid sequence MSDSYSLLILPGDGIGREVMAEVRKVIDWLGANRGLTFRVEEGLVGGASYDAHGTPLTDEVMARAQAVDAVLLGAVGGPAYDDLDFSVKPERGLLRLRKEMDLFANLRPAQCFDALADFSSLKREVVAGLDILIVRELTSGVYFGEPRGIHADDNNPDNEGGRVGVNTQRYTSGEIRRVARAAFELAKKRGNRVCSMEKANVMESGILWREEVQWVHDNEYPEVELSHMYADNGAMQLVRRPQQFDVIVTDNLFGDILSDAAAMLTGSLGMLPSASLGAPMANGRPKALYEPVHGSAPDIAGQGKANPIACILSFAMCLRYSFDRAAEADAIEAAVERVLADGVRTADLMGPDGGTAVTTGQMGDRIVAALAAA; translated from the coding sequence ATGTCCGACAGCTATTCCCTCCTGATCCTGCCCGGCGACGGTATCGGCCGCGAGGTCATGGCCGAGGTCCGCAAGGTGATCGACTGGCTCGGCGCCAATCGCGGCCTGACGTTCCGCGTCGAGGAGGGGCTGGTTGGCGGCGCCAGCTATGACGCCCACGGCACCCCCCTGACCGACGAGGTCATGGCGCGCGCGCAGGCCGTCGACGCGGTGCTGCTCGGGGCCGTGGGCGGGCCGGCCTATGACGATCTCGACTTCAGCGTGAAGCCCGAGCGTGGGCTGCTGCGCCTGCGCAAGGAGATGGACCTGTTCGCCAACCTGCGCCCGGCGCAATGCTTTGACGCGCTGGCCGATTTCAGCAGCCTCAAGCGCGAGGTGGTGGCCGGCCTCGACATCCTGATCGTGCGCGAGCTGACAAGCGGCGTCTATTTTGGCGAGCCGCGCGGCATCCATGCGGATGACAACAACCCCGACAATGAAGGTGGCCGTGTCGGCGTCAACACCCAGCGCTATACCAGCGGAGAGATCCGCCGCGTCGCTCGCGCCGCCTTTGAGCTGGCGAAAAAGCGCGGCAACCGCGTCTGCTCGATGGAAAAGGCCAACGTCATGGAATCGGGGATTTTGTGGCGCGAAGAGGTGCAGTGGGTCCACGACAACGAATATCCCGAGGTCGAGCTGTCGCACATGTATGCAGACAACGGCGCCATGCAGCTGGTTCGCAGACCGCAGCAGTTCGACGTGATCGTGACCGACAACCTGTTCGGCGACATCCTGTCGGACGCTGCGGCGATGCTGACCGGTAGCCTCGGGATGCTGCCCTCGGCCAGCCTCGGCGCGCCGATGGCGAACGGCCGGCCCAAGGCCCTTTACGAGCCCGTGCACGGCAGCGCCCCCGACATCGCGGGGCAGGGCAAGGCCAACCCGATCGCCTGCATCCTCAGCTTTGCGATGTGCCTGCGCTATTCGTTTGACCGCGCCGCAGAGGCAGACGCCATCGAGGCCGCGGTCGAGCGGGTGCTGGCCGACGGCGTGCGCACTGCGGACCTGATGGGACCAGATGGCGGCACCGCCGTCACCACCGGCCAGATGGGTGACCGGATCGTGGCCGCGCTGGCCGCGGCCTGA
- a CDS encoding DMT family transporter: MTGGGNLRAAALALLAMAILATHDVIIKSLGSRFSPLQILFFVALFSLPLVTLALAHERAPALLRPVAPRWVMLRTIAMVIAAGSSMYAFAVLPLAETYALLFTMPLWVTVMAIPLLGERVGLHRWLAILVGLAGVLVVLRPGSAPLTAGHAAALVGAFCSALTGVIARRLGGIERSVVMLYWPVMGMLATAGLAMPLVYRPPAGLDLGLMAVIAVLNLLGNAVMLAAYRAGEAAIVAPMQYSQIIWAVMFGWLLFAEHPDAVTLAGVTMIVAAGLYIVARERRGSDNRPVTTTRTRPLR; encoded by the coding sequence GTGACGGGCGGCGGCAACCTGCGTGCGGCCGCCCTTGCCCTGCTGGCCATGGCGATCCTGGCCACGCATGACGTCATCATCAAATCGCTCGGCAGCCGGTTCTCCCCCCTGCAGATCCTGTTCTTTGTCGCGCTGTTCAGCCTGCCGCTGGTGACCCTCGCCCTGGCACATGAGCGCGCGCCTGCCTTGCTGCGCCCGGTCGCGCCCCGCTGGGTGATGCTGCGAACCATCGCCATGGTCATCGCCGCCGGATCGTCCATGTATGCTTTCGCGGTGCTGCCACTGGCCGAGACCTATGCCCTGCTCTTCACCATGCCGCTGTGGGTCACCGTCATGGCGATTCCCCTGCTGGGCGAGCGGGTCGGCCTGCATCGGTGGCTCGCGATCCTGGTCGGCCTCGCGGGTGTGCTGGTCGTCCTGCGCCCGGGCAGCGCGCCACTGACTGCCGGCCATGCCGCAGCTCTGGTCGGGGCATTCTGCTCTGCGCTGACCGGCGTCATCGCCCGCCGCCTCGGCGGGATCGAGCGGAGCGTCGTCATGCTCTACTGGCCAGTTATGGGAATGCTGGCCACCGCCGGCTTGGCAATGCCCCTGGTCTATCGCCCGCCCGCCGGGCTGGACTTGGGGCTGATGGCCGTGATCGCGGTGCTGAACCTGCTCGGCAACGCCGTCATGCTCGCTGCATATCGGGCCGGCGAGGCGGCGATCGTGGCGCCGATGCAGTACAGCCAGATCATCTGGGCGGTGATGTTCGGCTGGCTGCTGTTTGCCGAACACCCGGACGCAGTGACCCTCGCAGGGGTCACCATGATCGTGGCCGCCGGCCTCTACATCGTCGCGCGTGAGCGCCGCGGGTCTGACAACCGCCCCGTCACGACCACGCGCACGCGCCCCCTTCGTTAG
- a CDS encoding type VI immunity family protein, which translates to MTPKPLNYEGEPFAGPAFKTLAWIEGSLADPSMVERLVPLFDLYVERFGEVSLYLMQGGRGKKGRPTKATAKALAAAREWLLTPPHSFPTTLRMLTYDEDQDLTIAPHFCLEEGVGMVMVEFDQGPEGPDLALADQVVEMLSVLPMICGVVGYGFYLPENLDSLIFNLPQTTARYRCAIEIQLSGPDGGIRKERSFFPFDRYPNVESGIADIGWQTLIGPSFLDRIPDLGDLAEVPGVTVEKRGNTVIIKAGPAPIWGDVKRGEDISAYREIARVLADVRYPFEVARGSLFGDAIGDAEYLDRVAAYLTRFNKEP; encoded by the coding sequence ATGACGCCGAAACCACTGAACTACGAGGGTGAGCCGTTTGCGGGACCGGCCTTCAAGACCCTGGCCTGGATCGAAGGCTCGCTCGCGGACCCTTCGATGGTCGAGCGTCTGGTCCCGCTCTTCGACCTCTATGTCGAACGTTTTGGGGAGGTGTCGCTTTACCTCATGCAGGGCGGACGCGGCAAAAAGGGCAGGCCTACGAAGGCGACGGCAAAGGCTCTCGCTGCTGCGCGCGAGTGGTTGCTGACGCCGCCGCACAGCTTTCCGACCACCCTGCGGATGTTAACCTATGACGAAGACCAGGACCTGACGATTGCTCCGCATTTCTGCCTTGAGGAAGGCGTCGGGATGGTGATGGTCGAGTTCGATCAAGGACCGGAAGGTCCCGACCTCGCTCTGGCCGACCAGGTGGTCGAGATGCTTTCGGTCTTGCCGATGATCTGCGGCGTCGTCGGCTACGGCTTCTACCTGCCCGAGAACCTCGACAGCCTGATCTTCAACCTGCCGCAAACGACCGCACGCTATCGCTGCGCCATCGAAATCCAGCTGTCCGGTCCCGACGGGGGAATTCGCAAGGAACGGTCGTTCTTTCCCTTCGATCGCTATCCGAATGTCGAATCGGGGATTGCCGATATCGGCTGGCAGACGCTGATTGGTCCGTCGTTCCTCGACCGGATCCCGGATCTTGGTGACCTGGCCGAGGTCCCTGGGGTGACGGTCGAAAAACGCGGCAACACCGTCATCATCAAGGCTGGCCCGGCGCCGATCTGGGGCGACGTGAAACGCGGCGAGGATATTTCGGCCTATCGCGAGATCGCGCGGGTTCTGGCCGATGTCCGGTATCCCTTCGAGGTGGCGCGCGGCAGTCTGTTTGGTGATGCCATTGGCGATGCTGAGTATCTCGACCGGGTCGCGGCCTATCTCACCCGTTTCAATAAGGAACCATGA
- a CDS encoding DsbA family oxidoreductase, translating to MTISVFSDYVCPWCYIALRKIDRTLAHIPMGRCPEIIWRAFQLDPDAGQIPGPTVEQAMRTWYPDTAQANARMSRIRSAGRKEGLVLRLDLARPVNTRDAHCLAKLARHLGLASPLNEAVFRAYHLEGSNIADPEVLVRIAQSVGIDPRLTELFLRSGEGVGEVEDDQKTARTQGVKGVPTLVRDGAQGPSAPISTNQTDEALAQALQDHATNLR from the coding sequence TACGTCTGCCCTTGGTGCTACATTGCCCTCCGGAAAATCGACCGAACCCTTGCGCATATCCCAATGGGCCGCTGCCCAGAAATCATCTGGCGGGCTTTTCAACTCGATCCCGACGCCGGCCAGATTCCCGGGCCGACAGTCGAGCAGGCCATGCGGACATGGTACCCAGACACTGCCCAGGCCAACGCTCGCATGTCGCGGATCAGGTCGGCCGGGCGGAAGGAAGGCCTGGTCCTGCGCCTGGACCTCGCACGTCCCGTCAACACAAGGGATGCTCATTGCCTTGCCAAGCTCGCGCGGCACCTCGGGCTTGCTTCTCCGCTCAACGAGGCTGTCTTCCGTGCGTATCACCTCGAAGGTTCGAACATTGCCGATCCTGAGGTGCTGGTGAGGATAGCACAGTCGGTGGGGATTGACCCTCGCCTGACGGAACTGTTCTTGCGAAGCGGCGAAGGGGTCGGAGAGGTCGAGGACGATCAGAAAACCGCACGGACCCAAGGCGTAAAAGGCGTACCAACTCTGGTTCGCGATGGCGCCCAAGGACCAAGCGCTCCGATCTCGACCAATCAAACAGACGAGGCTTTGGCTCAGGCTCTTCAGGACCATGCCACGAACCTTCGTTGA